From the genome of Strix uralensis isolate ZFMK-TIS-50842 chromosome 6, bStrUra1, whole genome shotgun sequence:
TGATGAGTGTCTGAGCTTCAGCAAACATCTTCTTTTGAAGTAGTAACCTTTCACTGCCAAGTACCCtccagaaaaatcagtttttctaTTGCTTTATGGCAGATCCTTAGTTTTCACTGGTATGGAtgagaaggtttttttctctcatccttGGGACCCAGTTGCACCAGGACTCCTTCAGCATTCCCAAGGATGGAGAAGCCTGTTACAAAACCCAGTGGATGGGATTCCCTGGCCCAGCATGAGTCAGGCAGTGGAGCTGCTCATGCTGAAGGGACATGAAACGCTTGATCTTCTGCCAGAGAACAATTTTCTCATGAGAATACCATCAGGCACCAGTGAGCGAAGATTCAGTAACAGCTCAGGATGCAGGGAGATCTGAATGTGCAATTCCAGGCTGTTGGTTAAGGTACGTTTGATAGTTTCCACTCTGGGGAAGGCACGACAGCACATGAAGAACTTTCTTGTTTTATTAGACACCAAATAGTTCATACCAGAAGGGCCTTCAAGAGGGCATGTGGCCAAACTCTCTGCCCAAAACCAGGGCAAGTTTGCCATtgcagcaggttgctcagggccttttTGATAACATCTTCTGCAAGAGAGAGATTCATTTGAGAAGTCCTTTACTGATCTTTTGTTCTGCCTTATGGATCAATCCCTGCAGAATTTCCTCACGTtcctcagcatttttttttcttttaagagggTTTTTCTGTGGTTTGGAATCTGGTAGACCCAAAAAATACATTAGTTGGAAAGGCGTCATCAATAACCAGAATGCTTGATTTGCAGATAGATATAGTCACAGGTTAGCGGTGTATCTTATGAATTCTATCAGATCTGGCAATGCACAGCTTTTCAGTCATTCCTCTATTTGGCTGAGGAAATGTTACCTTTTTTTGCCTATCCTAGGCCAGTAATCTCCTCAGTGGAAGCATCAACACTGCTATGTCACTGTAGTATAAATGGTCTTAACTTCTTGACAGTAAGATCTGACAAGAGCTTATCTACGCATCCCTCAGCACAATTTGGTCGAGGAGGTGCCACTTTCTTCCCTAATCTCAAATCACTGCAGGGCCGATTCCCAATTCGCTTCGAGGCTCCTTGTCCCACACCAGGAGCTGCTTGATGGTGCAGCTAGGTAGGAGTCAGTGGCTCTGTGTGCTTGCAGATGAGTGCAGGAAGAAGTGATGTGAAATAGCTGGCCCTGCATCTGCAAGAACAGGTCTCCGACTAAAcgtcagggagaaaaggaaggagttGGACCCAGCACTAGTCCCAAAATAAGACATTGATGGATCTTTCCCATCTAGGAGGTCTCAGAGGAAAAGTCATTCCAGAAGTCTTAACAGGCTGAGGAGGGAACAGCTCTATCCTCCAACTCCACCAGCTTTCATGGTGGGGGTGGACACAGTCATTGTATAACAAAAGAGCACAACTTCTGCACCAGCCTCAAGGGGTTATTCTGAGTCCAGCTCTTCAGGCTGTCACACATCTCATGGGGGAACTTAATCAAAATCCTCATTCATTCCTGCCTTTGCAGGAACTTGTAGTATTTCACTGACGCTTAACATACAATTCTTGTCACACTTCCATCTTCATCAGTCTTCTCACTCCAGAAACAATCTCAAACAGCTCTCCCATATCTGCTATGGGGCCATAAGCCTTCTAGAGATGAGTGTTCAGAGAGATGGGTGGGAGGGGGCAGGTTTTGCCTGGGGGAAGGGAGCAGCCTCAGCTAGGCTGAATGGAGATGTGGATGTGACACAATCTCCTGCACCTGCAAAAGCTTCAGGCAGAGGGAGACTATCTGAAATGCAGTCCCACCCAGAACCACCCCTGCCTCCTTCTTGGGACACTCTTTACTGTTCCTCTGATTGAAACAGTTGAAGCTTATCTGGTGCATTCACCACACACCACCAGCCTGTGAAGTTCGTTGAACTTAGTACTTGTTATCCAGCCTTTTATCAAATGAATGATTATATATTGACCACCCAGCAAATAGCTCCAAGGGTCAAAAGTTGTGTGGTAGCACAGATTGCTTAAAAGCACGGAGCTGGAGCTGTTGCTTCAGTGCCACCAGTGGTTTTCTTTCTGGGCGGCACTCACCAGATTTCATCAGAAATGGCCCCGGTGCTCAGTGCTCATCCGCAAGTCACGACAGCGCTGGTTCTTCTCCTGTCCGTGCTCAGTTTGGCTGCTGGTGGGAAGCTGCTGGTGGTGCCGGTGGATGGGAGTCATTGGCTCAGCATGCGGGAAGTGTTGGACGTTCTCAGTCAGAAGGGACATGAAATAGTCGTTGTTGCACCTGAAGTCAGTTTGCACATAAAGCCAACAAAGaattttgttatgaaaatgtaTCCCATCCCTTTCACAAAGGAAGAGGTGCATCAAGCTTTCTGGAGAACTAGCCAGGATGTATTTGAAGAAGGACCTTTTCTGGAAAGATTTCTTAAAACATATGAAAgagtggaaaatatttctgccatGTACCTGTCTACCTGTGCACACTTACTGTACAACAAAGAGCTTGTCAGATATCTTGAGGAGAGCAAGTTTGATGCTGTCTTTACAGATCCAATACTACCCTGCGGGCAGATACTGGCTGAGCATCTTTCAGTcccttctgtggtttttttgcagCAAATGCCATGTGGTTTAGAATTTGAAGCCACTCAGTGTCCCAATCCCCCTTCTTATGTCCCCAGGACATTTACAGACCTTACGGACCGCATGAACTTTTTCCAGAGGGTGAAGAATCTAATCTTTGACATCCCACattattttctctgtgattttGTCTTTCAACCATATGCAAAACTGGCTTCTGAGTTTCTGCAGCGGGACGTGACTGTACCGGATCTCTTACGCCAGGTTTCCATTTGGCTCATAAAGCTAGACTTTGTTTTACACTACCCGAGACCATTGATGCCCAACATGATTATGGTTAGTGGAGTAAACTGTGCACACAAGAAGCTAACTCAGGTGGGTCATACTCTCTTTTTCTTGTCATTCTTGCAGGCTTTTACATACTCTGAAATGTTGTAACACAGGTTTTGttagaaatgtctttttctgtggGTAAAAGGATTTCAACCTGCTTTTACTTTGGAAAGAGGTGCCAGTACTCCTTTCAGTGAAGGCATCCAAATATCACAGTATAAAAGTGGAGAAAATGTTGTAAGTGAATTTAGCTCTGGGAAACTTCCCATTGGTCATGTGACTCTGCTCAAAGCCAGTTTTGACattagagcaggttgctcagagcctttttttttcactggacTGTTGATGTGGTGCAAGGCAGAGTTTCATCTGAGGAGACCTTTGCTCATCCTGTGGTCTGCCTTATTGCTACTGACTTCCTCTACGTTCCTGTCTTTATATCTTTAAAGAAGGATTCTCTATGTTTTGAATTGTCATAGACTTCAAAATACTAAGGTCGGAAGGGCATTTGCAGGCCTCTTAGCCAACCTGCTAGTCAAAGCAGGTCCAGTTAGTTCAGGTTGTTCCATTCTATGTCTTGTCAAGTTTCAAATATCTCCTATGACCCTTATagtgaaaacattttattgtATCCAATTTATTATTATCTCCAATTTGAATTTTCCATGTGCagcttgtgtctgttgcctcttgtcctgccactgtCAATCTCTTGCAAGAGTACAGCTTTGTCTTCTTTATGCCCTTCCATTAAAGTAGCTAAAGACAGCGATAAGATCTCCTTCTCTTCTGAATCCTGAGCAAGCTCATCTTTCTCAGCCCCTTTTTTGTACATCATGCTCCCCAGCTCCTAACCACCTCTTGACTTTTGCTGGAGCTCCAGCAcatcaatgtctgtcttgtactggagagccccAAACTGTGTACATGTCTTCAAATGTATCCCAAGTGCTaaacagaggagaaggatcacTTCTCTCAATCTGCTGGCTGCACTCTTACTCCTATAGCCCTGGATGCTATTGCCTCTGTGGCTGCTGACTCATACTCAGCTttttgtccaccaggaccctgggtcattctctgcagagctgctgtctgtCCAGCTGGAGTGCAGCCTGTCCTGTGCCTTGGGGTTATCCCATCCCAGCAGCAGAAATTTGCTTCTGCCTTTGCTGACATTCATGATgctcctgttggcccatttctccagcttgtggCATTCTTCTTGCATATCCCAGGACAGTGATGCTCCTCATTTAAAATATCAACtggcataataaaaataaagtataagTTAGGTtacttttttcttataaaatgaaTGTTggatttatttcagattttttttttaatgtatattcaaatatattttgtggTTTGCAGAATAACACCATAGCTTCTACTTTTAGAAATAACTACTCCTGTTAAGTAAGTTTTTCAGATATTGACTTTGCAAAACAGTGAAATAGggcttatttttcagaaaaagctgaatctCATGTagtaa
Proteins encoded in this window:
- the LOC141945062 gene encoding UDP-glucuronosyltransferase 1A1-like isoform X4, which encodes MAPVLSAHPQVTTALVLLLSVLSLAAGGKLLVVPVDGSHWLSMREVLDVLSQKGHEIVVVAPEVSLHIKPTKNFVMKMYPIPFTKEEVHQAFWRTSQDVFEEGPFLERFLKTYERVENISAMYLSTCAHLLYNKELVRYLEESKFDAVFTDPILPCGQILAEHLSVPSVVFLQQMPCGLEFEATQCPNPPSYVPRTFTDLTDRMNFFQRVKNLIFDIPHYFLCDFVFQPYAKLASEFLQRDVTVPDLLRQVSIWLIKLDFVLHYPRPLMPNMIMVSGVNCAHKKLTQEFEAIVNASGEHGIVVFSLGSMVSEIPMKKATEIADALGSVPQTVLWRYTGEAPPNLPKNVKLVKWLPQNDLLAHPKTRAFITHGGSHGVYEGICNAVPMVLMPLFGDQMDNAKRVESRGAGLTLNILEMTSKDISTALKAVINDKKYKENIKRLSDLHLDRPIHPLDLAVHWVEFVMRHKGAPHLRPAAHDLNWIQYHSLDVIAFLLAVVLLSLFISLKCCLFCCRRLCCKKGRTKKPTKSKSH